The following are encoded in a window of Mycobacterium vicinigordonae genomic DNA:
- a CDS encoding TetR family transcriptional regulator — translation MSRVDDGGAKLGLRERKKVKLRENIVRCAVELFEQRGFDETSIDEIAERAEISPSTFFRYYATKEEVLLGADAALLQILIGCVSESFGRRPSLNGVMDGFLEFAQRFDGMQDDLSRRRARLLSVSESVQARAAHSQLLWERAVAEELARIDRLSKPELRHEILASTVMGAYSVAVVRWRKQRRERLVELLRAAFAELLGLLGDSDGESARDDAAGG, via the coding sequence AGAAGGTCAAGCTTCGGGAAAATATCGTGCGGTGCGCCGTCGAGCTTTTCGAACAGCGCGGGTTCGACGAGACTTCCATCGACGAGATCGCCGAACGGGCGGAGATATCGCCGTCCACCTTTTTCCGCTACTACGCGACCAAGGAAGAGGTTCTCCTCGGCGCCGACGCCGCCCTGCTGCAGATACTGATCGGTTGTGTCTCCGAGAGTTTCGGGCGCCGACCGAGCCTCAACGGCGTGATGGACGGATTCCTCGAGTTTGCACAGCGGTTCGACGGGATGCAGGACGACCTGTCGCGCCGGCGCGCGCGCCTTCTCTCGGTCAGTGAGTCCGTCCAGGCGCGAGCGGCCCACAGCCAGCTGCTCTGGGAGCGTGCCGTGGCCGAGGAACTGGCGCGGATCGACCGCCTCAGCAAACCAGAACTCCGGCACGAGATCCTGGCGTCCACCGTGATGGGCGCCTACAGCGTGGCGGTGGTGCGATGGCGTAAACAGCGACGCGAACGACTAGTTGAGCTGTTGCGCGCCGCGTTTGCCGAACTCCTCGGCCTACTCGGTGATTCTGACGGAGAAAGCGCGCGCGACGACGCCGCCGGGGGCTGA